AAGTTAAAGCGTTTGTCTGGATGTCATTCTCTAAGGCTGATATAAAGGGAATCAGTTTTGCTTAAAGTGTCTTCTGATCGTCTCTGGTCTTTCTCTTCCACAGCTTCAGTAGCTGCTCGTTCTTATTCCCATGGCAAACAGGAGACAGATGAAGAGTTTGATGCCCGCTGGGTCACTTACTTCAACAAGCCAGACATCGATGCTTGGGAGCTGAGGAAAGGTGGGTGACGGCGGTGCTTTGACCTTGTTATTGAATTGGCAGCTGTGCATTCGACTGCTGAGCTTGTAAAGTGAGAATTTACCCCCATGAATTTATTTTAGTGGCCATATGTTCTAATTTAAATCCTCTTGAATCTgaatacagtacatgtattactgtagtaatttatttattaattatttcctgaaatgttttgtttgttgtttggtcccctttttttctgaaaattgatataataattatatatttataattttgatgtaataagaataaaaaaagtgtgtatgtatatatatatatatatatatatatatatatatatatatatatatatatataaaaaactgttttattatttcttaacacacacattgttttacatttaaatatattaatatttatttctatattatatataatgcatgaaaAGGAAGATCGTTTCCATGAGTAACAgtagtgtttctgtttgtttttagtgtttgctAACCTGTAAAGCTGGTTTAGTTCGATCCGTTAGTATCACTTCTTTAAAAATTTATGAACGTCTGTTTATGATTAACCTATAAAAATCTTTGGAACAAGGAAGTAGGTTTTCATTTGCATCAAGGAAGAAGACTCAAACTGACTGTGGAGTAAATGTATGTCCCCTTTGTTTCGTTTCAGGAATGAACACTTTGATCGGTTATGACTTGGTACCTGAGCCAAAGATCCTGGAGGCAGCCCTGAGAGCGTGTCGCAGGCTAAACGATTTGGCCAGTGCCATCCGCATCCTCGAGGCAGTCAAGGTCAGTAAAACTCTCAGGACAATAGCAGAATATTCCACAGTCACTATTTAATTCATGTCTTGAAGCTGCATtaattaacatgatttttctgaaaaaaaaagaaaatattgtaattagaatttaaattatactcctttatttattttaatttattatttatttacacaggACAAATCTGGCCCACACAAAGAGATCTACCCCTATGTTCTTCAAGAGCTGCGGCCTACCCTCAGTGAGCTTGGTATCCCTACACCTGAAGAGCTTGGCATTGACAAAGCATAGAAGTCTGCAATTGTGGTGAGGATcagcatggattttttttatttttcataaaaaaaaaagaaaagaacacaatTCAACCTGTAAGCAAGTCCAAGATGTATGTTTCCTTACTTGATTTAACATCCATTGCATCTTTCTTATTTAACTACAGAGTCTTCCAGGAGACTGCTGCTCTTCTCTGGACTGAGTAGACCACTATACTTGAAGTCTTTGCCTCGTGGTGTTTGTGTTATATTTAACTGGCCTTTATTATGTTCTTTTGCTTGTAAAATATTGATGAACCTA
The DNA window shown above is from Cyprinus carpio isolate SPL01 chromosome B25, ASM1834038v1, whole genome shotgun sequence and carries:
- the LOC109051249 gene encoding cytochrome c oxidase subunit 5A, mitochondrial; the protein is MFRAALRLSVSGARSLTRSRPQYTASVAARSYSHGKQETDEEFDARWVTYFNKPDIDAWELRKGMNTLIGYDLVPEPKILEAALRACRRLNDLASAIRILEAVKDKSGPHKEIYPYVLQELRPTLSELGIPTPEELGIDKA